One genomic region from Quercus robur chromosome 4, dhQueRobu3.1, whole genome shotgun sequence encodes:
- the LOC126724488 gene encoding DELLA protein GAI-like, which yields MSRIHVPKGSTGRRTMIVVSANISEGSQKRFKSSTGSCSLLPSSSSLSSSNVCEQTQPVVLVDSQETGVRLVHTLMACAKAVQNENLELAGALVKIINLLTASQARAMRKVATYFAEALAFRIYRIYPQDCLDASMLDMLQMHFYETCPHLKFARFTANQAILQAFTTTSSVHVIDFGLKQGMQWPALIQALALRPSGPPIFRLTRIGPSQSENTDALQQVGLKLTQLAETIGIQPRLLL from the exons CCGGAGAACAATGATTGTGGTTTCCG CGAATATCAGTGAAGGAAGTCAAAAGCGATTCAAATCCTCAACTGGGTCTTGTTCGCTGTTACCGTCTTCTTCATCTTTGTCCTCGTCGAATGTGTGTGAGCAGACCCAGCCAGTGGTTCTTGTGGATTCGCAAGAGACCGGTGTTCGACTCGTGCACACACTCATGGCTTGTGCCAAAGCAGTCCAAAATGAAAACTTGGAGCTCGCGGGTGCTCTCGTCAAGATCATCAATTTACTCACGGCATCTCAAGCTCGTGCTATGAGAAAAGTCGCTACTTATTTTGCCGAAGCTCTAGCTTTTCGAATTTACAGAATTTACCCACAAGATTGCCTCGATGCTTCCATGCTTGATATGTTGCAGATGCACTTTTATGAGACCTGTCCTCACCTCAAATTCGCTCGTTTCACAGCTAACCAAGCGATACTCCAGGCATTCACTACTACTAGCAGTGTACACGTTATCGATTTTGGGTTGAAGCAAGGGATGCAATGGCCAGCACTAATACAAGCGCTTGCATTAAGGCCTAGTGGGCCACCGATTTTTCGATTAACCAGAATTGGCCCATCTCAATCGGAAAACACTGATGCTTTACAGCAAGTGGGTTTGAAGTTGACGCAATTGGCCGAAACTATTGGCATCCAGCCGAGGTTGTTACTGTGA
- the LOC126720261 gene encoding uncharacterized protein LOC126720261 → MKYILVTGGVVSGLGKGVTASSIGLLLIACGLRVTSIKIDPYLNTDAGTMSPFEHGEVFVLDDGGEVDLDLGNYERFLDVKLTRDNNITTGKIYQSVLEKERKGDYLGKTVQVVPHITDAIQEWIERVAKIPVDGQEGPADVCVIELGGTIGDIESMPFIEALGQFSYRVGPGNFCLIHVSLVPVLNVVGEQKTKPTQHSVRGLRGMGLTPNILACRSTKALDENVKGKLAQFCHVPAENIVTLYDVPNIWHIPLLLRDQKAHEAILKELNLLGVAREPALKEWTVRTKVSDTLHKPVRIAMVGKYTGLSDAYLSVLKALLHASVACRRKLVVDWVAAGELENITAKEAPDVYKAAWDLLKGADGVLVPGGFGDRGVQGKILAAKYARENNVPYLGICLGMQIAVIEFAQSVLGLHDADSTEFNTETTNPCVIFMPEGSKTHMGGTMRLGSRRTYFNVPDCISAKLYGNVDFVDERHRHRYEVNPNMISQLENAGLSFVGKDETSQRMEIIELPSHPYFVGVQFHPEFKSRPGKPSALFLGLIAAACKNLENFLHDNGHIRKSVTNGMSNGHSMVKTHINGGTIKSSNGPVHGVYSNGNGHGHGHGHSNGNGHGHSNGHGNGNGVHLEGSY, encoded by the exons atgaagtaTATATTGGTGACGGGTGGTGTAGTAAGCGGTCTTGGCAAAGGGGTCACTGCTAGTAGCATTGGACTTCTGCTTATAGCTTGTGGACTTCGTGTAACTTCAATTAAAATTG ATCCTTACCTGAACACCGATGCGGGGACCATGTCTCCTTTTGAGCATGGGGAGGTATTTGTCTTAGACGATGGCGGTGAG gtGGACCTTGACCTTGGAAACTATGAACGGTTTTTAGACGTTAAGTTAACCCGTGACAACAATATTACAACTGGAAAAATATATCAG TCTGTTCTTGAGAAGGAGAGAAAAGGAGACTACCTTGGAAAGACTGTCCAG GTTGTTCCACACATTACAGATGCCATTCAAGAGTGGATAGAGCGTGTTGCAAAAATACCAGTGGATGGACAAGAAGGTCCAGCCGATGTTTGTGTCATTGAATTGGGTGGAACTATAG GTGACATTGAATCTATGCCATTCATTGAGGCGCTTGGCCAATTTTCCTACCGTGTAG GCCCTGGTAATTTCTGCTTAATTCACGTCAGCCTCGTCCCTGTTCTCAATGTTGTTGGTGAGCAG aAAACAAAACCTACCCAGCATAGTGTTCGGGGACTTAGAGGAATGGGGTTGACACCAAATATTCTTGCTTGTCGTAGTACAAAG GCACTTGATGAGAATGTTAAGGGGAAACTTGCTCAATTTTGCCATGTGCCG GCAGAAAATATTGTCACTCTCTATGATGTTCCAAACATATGGCACATTCCCTTGCTATTAAGA GATCAGAAGGCACATGAAGCAATCCTGAAAGAGCTGAACCTTCTAGG TGTTGCTAGAGAGCCTGCTTTAAAGGAATGGACTGTGAGGACAAAAGTTTCTGACACGTTACACAAGCCT GTTAGAATTGCCATGGTTGGAAAATACACTGGCCTTTCAGATGCATACCTCTCTGTTTTAAAG GCTCTTTTGCATGCCTCTGTTGCTTGCCGCAGGAAGCTTGTTGTAGATTGGGTTGCAGCAGGAGAACTTGAAAACATTACTGCAAAAGAG GCCCCTGATGTTTATAAGGCAGCATGGGATCTTTTGAAG GGTGCTGATGGTGTTCTTGTTCCAGGAGGGTTTGGTGATAGAGGAGTGCAAGGGAAAATTCTTGCAGCAAAATATGCTCGAGAGAATAATGTTCCGTACCTAGGTATCTGTCTTGGGATGCAAATTGCTGTCATTGAGTTTGCACAATCTGTTCTTGGTTTGCACGATGCCGACAGTACTGAGTTTAATACTGAAACAACAAATCCTTGTGTAATATTTATGCCAGAG GGTTCAAAAACTCATATGGGAGGTACTATGCGCCTGGGATCAAGGAGGACTTACTTCAATGTTCCTGATTGCATATCTGCAAAGTT GTATGGGAATGTAGATTTTGTTGATGAGCGACATCGGCATAGATATGAG GTCAATCCAAATATGATATCACAACTTGAAAATGCTGGTCTATCATTTGTTGGCAAAGATGAAACTAGTCAGCGCATGGAG ATTATTGAGTTGCCCAGTCATCCGTACTTTGTTGGTGTTCAGTTCCATCCTGAATTTAAGTCAAGACCTGGGAAACCGTCTGCACTGTTCTTAG GACTAATTGCAGCAGCATGTAAGAACTTGGAGAATTTTCTACATGATAATGGGCACATAAGAAAGTCAGTGACCAATGGGATGAGTAATGGACACTCAATGGTGAAAACCCACATAAATGGAGGCACAATTAAGTCTTCCAATGGTCCTGTACATGGTGTGTATAGCAATGGTAATGGTCATGGTCATGGTCATGGTCATAGCAATGGTAATGGTCATGGTCATAGCAATGGTCATGGCAATGGTAATGGCGTGCACTTGGAAGGAAGTTACTGA